In Rutidosis leptorrhynchoides isolate AG116_Rl617_1_P2 chromosome 2, CSIRO_AGI_Rlap_v1, whole genome shotgun sequence, one genomic interval encodes:
- the LOC139889236 gene encoding uncharacterized protein, producing the protein MMNSKGFFFFKFATESGMLEVLESSPWMIRTIPIILNKWSPNVSLAKEDHSKVPVWIKMHDIPLVGYTDVGLSVIASKLGKPMMLDSFTSTMCVESWGRPSFARALIEVSTDNVLKETLKIATPSVKGGNKTVNEVRIEYEWNPPRCSGCKVFGHKDDQCPKNVIVTKAQEIVVEDGFKLVQRKKLKGIVIGNQVVADDKIGTSKDKQVKVQNSFGALNSDYNLMDEPSDIESDEEETAKFMAAKNVSMTTAPLGSSLCFVVICEAARCGCGRCS; encoded by the exons ATGATGAATTCCAAGGGATTCTTTTTCTTTAAATTTGCGACGGAAAGCGGAATGTTGGAAGTGTTGGAGTCGAGTCCATGGATGATTCGTACAATTCCCATCATATTGAATAAATGGTCCCCAAATGTCTCATTGGCAAAGGAAGATCATTCTAAGGTACCGGTTTGGATCAAGATGCATGATATCCCGTTGGTGGGTTACACTGATGTAGGGTTAAGTGTTATAGCCTCGAAATTAGGAAAACCAATGATGCTTGACTCGTTTACGAGTACAATGTGTGTCGAATCATGGGGACGTCCTAGCTTTGCTCGGGCTCTAATAGAGGTGTCTACTGATAATGTGTTGAAAGAAACCTTAAAAATTGCAACTCCTAGTGTCAAAGGGGGTAATAAAACGGTGAATGAGGTACGAATCGAATATGAATGGAACCCTCCAAGATGTTCGGGTTGCAAAGTGTTTGGACACAAGGATGATCAATGTCCTAAGAATGTGATTGTTACGAAAGCTCAAGAAATTGTGGTGGAAGATGGATTTAAACTTGTGCAACGTAAGAAATTGAAGGGCATTGTTATTGGGAATCAA GTTGTGGCTGATGATAAAATTGGGACGAGTAAGGATAAACAAGTAAAGGTTCAAAATTCATTTGGAGCGCTTAATAGTGATTATAACCTTATGGATGAGCCTAGTGATATCGAATCTGATGAAGAAGAAACTGCCAAGTTTATGGCTGCAAAAAATGTGTCTATGACAACGGCTCCATTAG GGTCTAGCTTGTGTTTTGTGGTTATTTGTGAGGCCGCTCGATGCGGTTGCGGTCGTTGCTCttaa